The window CATTACGCCAGGAAGCAAGCGGCACGCTAACACGTCTTGCCAGGCAACCCCTATTCGCCAAGCCTTCATCGTGCCACGGCGCGGTGAAGGCTTGCAGAAGCCCATCTCTGTTCCTACCAGCTGAACTGCAGCCCCGCATTGCCGCCGACCTGGCTGCCGGCGAAGGCGATGCCGAGCGTGCCGGTCAGCCGGCCGCCATGGGCAAAGCCTTCGCTCAGCACCGCGGCGCCCGTGATGCCGAAAGCGTTGGCGTCGCCGGCATTGCCCCAGTTGACGCGCACACCGAAATGCTCGCCCTGGACCAGATCGGGCGCGGCAAGGGCAGCCGAGATCGAGGCGTTCTCAAAGGCGCGCGTGATGCGATTGTCGATATCGTCCACTTCTTTTGCCAGAGCGGTCTTGCCGGTGAGTGTGGTGGTTCCGCCCTCGCCGTCATCGACTTGCCGTTTGGTCACGCCGGTGTCGGCATTGATGCAGGTGTCGGTACCGGGGCTATAGTAATATCGCGCTCCGTATATGGAACAGACTCGGACATATTCGACTGCCGCCTGGGATGGTGCCGCGACGAACGTCATCACGCCGAGAATTGCCGACGCAAGAAGATATCTGAACATGGTTGCCCCCAGCCGCTCTTACCAGGTGAGCTGCAGGCCGGCGTTGCCGCCGACCGTCTTGCCGGAGAAGGCAACGCCCGCGGCGCCCGCCAGCCGGCCGGCGCCGCCAGGCATGAAGCCTTCGCCGAGCACCGCCGCGCCAGTGACGCCCATGGCGTTGGATTGACCGGCGTTGCCCCAGTTGACGCGTATGCCGAAATGCTCGCCCTGCACCAGATCCGGGCTGGTCAGCGCCGAAGCCACCGAAGCGCCTTCGAAGGCGCGCTGGACGCGGCCGTCGATGTCGTCGACCTTGCTCGCCAGCGCGGTCTTTCCGTTGACCACGCCATTTTCGGTCGCGCGACGCGTCTCGCCGGTGTTGGCATTGATGCAGGTATCGGTGCCGGGGCTGTAATAGTATTGCGCGCCATAGGCCGAGCACACCTTGACATACTCGACTGGTGCCGCCAGGGCCGGCACTGACAGGCTGCTTGCCGCAATCACAAACGCTAATGGAATGACGTGGTTGATGCGCTGCATGCTTGTGCCCCAAAGCTCGCGTAAATGAAACCTCTGCGCGAAAGGCGCATCCGGGACGGCACTCTGTCAACGGCGCGATCAGTCTAATACCTGACTTTCACTGGGGTCATTCAGATGAGTGCGCGACTGTTGCAGCGACGCCACATCGAAAGACTCGATCTATCCAGTAGAGATCTGGTGTGCAAAGCTTATAATTAACGTTTGCTAATTTTAATCGCTCTAATATTCTGGCGATGCCGCATGCCAAAGTCGGGGTCAGGCCATCTCACCCGCGATCACAAATTCTTCGTATCGTCAGGTGTGCCGCTGCAGAGGGCGAGGCGGATGGCGCCACGGTCATGCACGGGAGGTAAGTCCCCTAAGGCTCGAACTTTTCCGGAACGCCATAAAACTGGACGCCGAGCCGTTCCCTTCTCCGCCAACGCGCCACCGCCTGGTAGATGGTCCCGTCGGCCGGAACCTTCAGAAGAAAGCGATCCGGCACCAGGCTTTCGGCAGGCACAAGCAATTCGGCGCCCCTTTCATGCTGGTTGCGAACCGAGCAATTTATCGTGGGGTCCGTCATGATGGTGGCCGTCTTGAAAACGGTCTCGCGCTGGTGAAGGCGACGCTCTTTCCTGGGTTCACTCGGTTCCATGGCGGTGTCCACCTGGCCAGACTAAAGCCTGTCGTGAAAAAGGATTCACGCGACAGGCTTTAGGTCCTTGATTTTGAGCATGTCTTTGTCCCGAGACATGCTCTAAGTCATGATCCAGGTTCGTGCCGGAAGCCTGAATCCCGGCGACGAAGCCGACCTTGAAAAGACGCGCAGTTTCCAATTTGTCCGTGGTCGAGGTCGCGACCTTCTCAGCCCTTGGCTTTTTGCTTGGCGGACGCCTTGGCCTTGGCCGGCTTTTCCGCCTTGGCCGCCTTTGGCTTGTCCGCCTTGGCGGTGGCCGCCTTCCCCGCAGCCTTGGTTTTCGGCTTCTTCTCGCCGTCGACCTCTGCCGTCGCCTGCTCCCAATGCTCCATATGCGCGCCTTCCGGACGGCCAGCCTGTTCCCAGATCTCGTGCGCGCGCCGGCGAATGCGTTCCTGCCTGTCGTCCGTCACTGTCGTCTCCTTGAATCGGGACCGTTCCCCGGCGGAAACATTAGCCGAATTTTCAAGCGCCGTCTTGCACGGAGACGTGACGGGCGTCCCGCTTTTCGCGCGAATGCCTTCAATGTCGGTCGGAAAGAACCGTGATGCCAAGATAGGCTGCCTTCTTGGCAATCAGCCCAGCCAGATCGGCGTCGGAACGATCGGTCCCCGTCCGCTGGCGCAGCAGCGCGATCGCCTCTTTCATCGACAGGAGGCCCGCACTGCGCTCGGTCAGCAGCTTGTCGACCTGTTGGGCAATGCTGGGTGATTCGACATGGGGGTGGTGCATGGCAACGACTCCTTTCCTAGGAGCCGACATCCTCCCGCCGAGGACGGCGGGAGGATCGGGGCTCATCGGCACGCTGGCGTCACTCGATAACCTGGACGACTCTGCGCGTGCCTGGATCGATCAGCACGGTGTGGTCGTTGACGACAGCATACCGATACCGAACGTCCGGCACCTGCTGCAGCTCAACCGTATCCGGCACCGTCGAGCCTACACCAAGCTCGAGGCCGAGAACGTTGACCGAGGCGATCGGGTGCTTGTGGACGTATTCCTTGACGACGGTCTGCTGCTCGGGGGTCACGATCACCTCGTCCGCAGCTGCGAAGCCGACGCCGGCAGCCAGGGCGAGACCGGCGACAGCAGGAATGAGAATGCGTTTCATCATAAGTCTCCTGTTGCGTTGGCGAGCTCCGCACTGCCTCCGCGCAAGGCGAAAACACCGGCAAGTCGAACATAGGAGCTCCGCAAGCAAACGCCCCCGGTTAAGTCTTGTTCCGCCAGCATGGACTAATTCATCCGATCCGCCGGTTCGACGGGAACCCTGGCGGCGACTTCGCATTGAAAGGTTTTGACGACTCAAGGGCTTGATCATGAATGAAATTCTTCTCAGGAGCGACGTGCCGCTTCGCGCCCCGGTGGCAATTGCTGTCGGCGCCGGCTTCAAGCGCGAGATCGCCTCGCTGACCGCCATGCAGAACTTCCTCAAGGAGTGGGCAGCCGGCAATGCGCGGGAGAAAAGACGGGCGGCCATGCGCGCCTGCGAGGCGGCGCGGGCCGGGCAAATGGAGCTCGATGAAGCACGCCAGGCCTTCCTCGGCTTCGCCGAGAAGGCCGGGATCCTGTGGACCGGCGTCGATCCGGTCGCGGCGCTGCGTGAAGCGAAGATCAGTCGCGCCAGAGTTCGGCGCGACAGCCAGGCGCACCCGCAGAGAAAAGCCCCACGCTTTGGCCGTCGTTGAAGGCGTGACGAGTAGCCGCCGCGCCGCACGGGATCAGTCGATCAGGGAGCTGGGAACAGCTGCCGTCACCAAGGACAGCGCTCGTTTAGCAGCCGCCTTTCATAGGCTTTTTCATCTTGAACCCGCTGCCCGTTTTCAGCCCCACTACGCGCAACCAGCCGCTGTCAATCTGCGGACCGCACGACAAGGTTGCCGGCGTCGGCCGCGGCAGATATGCCACCAGCCGTCGCCGCGGCGGCGGAGCGCCGGGCAATCAGGCAGAAATCGGGGACGGGACGGCTGTCAGTTCAGCGACGATTCGCCCAGCGTCTCGGTGAGGAAGGACGCGGCGATCAGATCGTCCGCGTCGATGCGTAGGGAGCCCTCGCCGTCCCCCATGATGGCCGCGACCTTCTGAAAAGTCTTTATCTCGTGTTCGGTAATGCTGGCGTTCCGCATCCTGGCTCTCAGATCGGCGACACGCATCCCGAGCGAACGGGATGTTCCGATTTCTCTGTTCGACATTTTGGTCAGTCCTCCTCCCCCGTGCCCGTTTCGCCGCCGCCCGATCCGCACTGCCCATAGCTTGTGTCGTATATGAGGCAACGCGAATACAGAGCCGCCAACGCACTGTAGAACGGAAGGTTCCGTCAATTCGTGGTAAATATTGGGTTAACGGCCCGCCGCTCGTCGGAGCGACGGGCCAGTCCGACATCACTGAAGGATCTTGACGATCTTGCGTGTGCCGGGATCGACGATGACCGTCTGGTTATCGACGACGACATAGCGGTATTTGACGTTCGGCACTTCGTGCAGCTCGACCGTATCGGGAAGGACACTGCCGATGCTGAGCTGGACGCCCGGTACCTTTACCGAGGCCAGCGGCTGCTTTTGCACATATTCGCGGATAACCGTTTCCTGCTCGGGCTGGATGACGACATCCTGGGCGGCGGCGGCGCCGACGCCGGCGAGAAGCAGGAACCCTGCCGCGGCAGTGGCGAGGTGCATTTTCATTGATCGTCTCCTTTCGTGGGTGTTCGCCTCCTCCGCTGCGCCTGCGATTCTCCACAGCCGGTCGGCAATGGCCCTAACGCCATTGGCCAAGGCTTGTTCCTGAAAAATTCAGCAGCGGCGCTTGCGCCAAAGAATTTCGGAACAATGGCTTCCAGCCCGGGTTAGTCCAGCGAAGGGACAGACTTTCCGAGGAGAAATCAGATGAAACATCTTCTGATCACAAGCATGATCGCGCTGGGCGTCAGTTGCGGCGCCGCGATGGCGCAGACCGAATC is drawn from Mesorhizobium sp. B1-1-8 and contains these coding sequences:
- a CDS encoding DUF2934 domain-containing protein, giving the protein MTDDRQERIRRRAHEIWEQAGRPEGAHMEHWEQATAEVDGEKKPKTKAAGKAATAKADKPKAAKAEKPAKAKASAKQKAKG
- a CDS encoding porin; protein product: MQRINHVIPLAFVIAASSLSVPALAAPVEYVKVCSAYGAQYYYSPGTDTCINANTGETRRATENGVVNGKTALASKVDDIDGRVQRAFEGASVASALTSPDLVQGEHFGIRVNWGNAGQSNAMGVTGAAVLGEGFMPGGAGRLAGAAGVAFSGKTVGGNAGLQLTW
- a CDS encoding DUF1236 domain-containing protein; amino-acid sequence: MKRILIPAVAGLALAAGVGFAAADEVIVTPEQQTVVKEYVHKHPIASVNVLGLELGVGSTVPDTVELQQVPDVRYRYAVVNDHTVLIDPGTRRVVQVIE
- a CDS encoding DUF982 domain-containing protein, with translation MNEILLRSDVPLRAPVAIAVGAGFKREIASLTAMQNFLKEWAAGNAREKRRAAMRACEAARAGQMELDEARQAFLGFAEKAGILWTGVDPVAALREAKISRARVRRDSQAHPQRKAPRFGRR
- a CDS encoding porin, encoding MFRYLLASAILGVMTFVAAPSQAAVEYVRVCSIYGARYYYSPGTDTCINADTGVTKRQVDDGEGGTTTLTGKTALAKEVDDIDNRITRAFENASISAALAAPDLVQGEHFGVRVNWGNAGDANAFGITGAAVLSEGFAHGGRLTGTLGIAFAGSQVGGNAGLQFSW
- a CDS encoding PilZ domain-containing protein is translated as MEPSEPRKERRLHQRETVFKTATIMTDPTINCSVRNQHERGAELLVPAESLVPDRFLLKVPADGTIYQAVARWRRRERLGVQFYGVPEKFEP
- a CDS encoding DUF1236 domain-containing protein, whose amino-acid sequence is MKMHLATAAAGFLLLAGVGAAAAQDVVIQPEQETVIREYVQKQPLASVKVPGVQLSIGSVLPDTVELHEVPNVKYRYVVVDNQTVIVDPGTRKIVKILQ